From Pseudorasbora parva isolate DD20220531a chromosome 14, ASM2467924v1, whole genome shotgun sequence:
TTCAGACATGCTGACCAACTGAatctcttgtcacagtgtgaacacttgtatggtttttctccagtgtgaattctctggTGCAGTTTCAGCTCAGCATTTGTAATAAAAGTCTTCTCACAATCAAAGCACATGTGATTCTTCACACCATCATGTATTTTCTGGTGTCGTTTTAACGTACCCAGCTGactaaaactctttccacaacAAGAACACATGTAAGGCTTCTCCTTTGAGTGAACTCTCAGGTGAACCTTCAGGGATACTGCCAAGACAAATTTTTTACTGCACTGATCGCAGTTGTACTGTTTTTCTCCGGAATGACAAAGCAGATGTAATTTAAGAGTGTTTGCATGTGCAAAACTCTTCCCACATTGATCACATGTAtgcggcttctctccagtgtggaccCTCTCATGTATTTTCATATGTCCTGCCTGACTGAATCTCTTTTCACAATGTGAACACTTGTAgggtttttctccagtgtgagttTTCTGGTGCTGTTTCAGTTCAGCATCTCTAATAAAAGACTTCCCACAATCGAAGCACATGTGATTCTTCACACCATTGTGTCTTTCCTGGTGTATTTTTAATGCTCCCATCTGGcaaaaactctttccacacaaagAACAAACATAAGGCTTCTCCTTTTTATGAACTTTCAAGTGGTTCTTCAGGGTTCCAGCCCTTGAAAACATTTTTTCGCACTGATCACAAGTAAAGGGTCTTTCTCCAGAATGACATCGCAGATGTAATTTAAGAGCAATTGCTTGTGcaaaactcttcccacactgatcacatgtgtacggcttctctccagagtGGATTTTCATGTGTTCCTTAAGGATTCTTTTTTGTGTAAAACTCCTACCACATTGATCACAcgtgaaaggcttctctccactATGAACTCTCAAGTGATGTTTCAGATTTTGTTTGTATgagaaactctttccacactgaaaGCAGGTAAAAGATTGTTTGCCACTTCTTTTCAGCAAAGATGTTATTAGTTTGACATCATGATGTTTCTTCTCCGCCTCATTAAATGCTTCACTCTCCTTGTTTTCTTCCTTCAGGTCTGAAATTAAAGTAAAACAAGATTTTCAgtcaatcataaaaaaaaagagaactaTAAAGGAAAAGAACAAGTGAACCCTGATATGACAGAAATATaattttctaaaataaaatataaaattagaaactatcatattttaaaattaatttatttgcaCACTGATCTTCCCATTTTTTTAGGCACAAACTGTAGGCTTTTGTAGTAATAAATATTAGATATGTTTGAGAAAATACATTTCATGTaggttaaaaatgtttaatatttcagTAATGTAGTTGTGAAATAGATTGAACTATAAAACAACTTATATTCTGAccaactaatgttaacaattagcctgacgtggtcatgctCAATTCTAGtaagaatatgagtctgaaactgctccattgggctgtgattatgaggcgtgtttcaaccgaaccaggaaagacatcaattggatagagctacaaccaatcagagcaacggagcgacgcattatcaaatgtcaacagagttcaactgcactgtgttgccaagtccacgtttttttcccgtgggttgttttctataTCCGCGGGTTGAaacgactattatgtgatatatagacccatgagtgcgaattttagcaggtaaccttgccaaaataacacacattttaccccccaaacactgttttttttcttccggagaacccccccgagaagctattgtttagggctagtagttggcgggttttgttgtaaaaatttggcaaccctgtctgcatgcgcgctggaataaatgatcttagccggtgttgtaaaaaataaaagaatttaa
This genomic window contains:
- the LOC137040153 gene encoding zinc finger protein 271-like isoform X1, coding for MNVPEPFRIKREDTEEQRCGPESCRIKQEVIEEQRCGLEPYRVKQEDTEEQRDLKEENKESEAFNEAEKKHHDVKLITSLLKRSGKQSFTCFQCGKSFSYKQNLKHHLRVHSGEKPFTCDQCGRSFTQKRILKEHMKIHSGEKPYTCDQCGKSFAQAIALKLHLRCHSGERPFTCDQCEKMFSRAGTLKNHLKVHKKEKPYVCSLCGKSFCQMGALKIHQERHNGVKNHMCFDCGKSFIRDAELKQHQKTHTGEKPYKCSHCEKRFSQAGHMKIHERVHTGEKPHTCDQCGKSFAHANTLKLHLLCHSGEKQYNCDQCSKKFVLAVSLKVHLRVHSKEKPYMCSCCGKSFSQLGTLKRHQKIHDGVKNHMCFDCEKTFITNAELKLHQRIHTGEKPYKCSHCDKRFSWSACLKIHERSHTGEKPYHCPSCGKSFSKLASLRSHTKRTCPMQ